Proteins found in one Tsukamurella paurometabola DSM 20162 genomic segment:
- a CDS encoding acyl-CoA dehydrogenase family protein: protein MDFTVPEAEADLAALTRSIAEGCSAKNPLPGDSGFDREVWSTLARSGILDAALPTTVGGGGLGLTAHAAVLTELGRTVAPAPYLDTILVGAETIIAYGTPAQIERWAVPVLRGEDTVAVVFGDDHTGFTATVTTDGWRLNGAQTAVSSAAFADTLLIEATTPEGSALFLVPRDAKGISITRQHVVNGTDTALVEAAAVPLASDARLAGGDAPTRARRLATIGWCAWQAGVTERALELTADYARTREQFGKPIGSFQAVRQRLADAYIDVEAVRLTALEAAWRESEGLDAVAEIATAKFWAAEAGHRVAHTAVHVHGGVGIDTDHPTHRYFVAAKRAEFALGGATAHLRALGAVLAGRNPA from the coding sequence ATGGACTTCACCGTTCCCGAGGCGGAGGCCGACCTCGCCGCCCTCACCCGGAGTATCGCCGAAGGCTGCTCCGCGAAGAATCCCCTTCCCGGCGATTCCGGGTTCGACCGCGAGGTGTGGAGCACCCTGGCGCGGTCCGGGATACTCGACGCGGCATTGCCCACCACCGTCGGCGGCGGAGGACTGGGACTCACCGCGCATGCCGCCGTGCTCACCGAGCTCGGCCGCACCGTGGCTCCCGCACCGTATCTCGATACGATCCTCGTCGGCGCCGAGACGATCATCGCGTACGGCACCCCTGCACAGATCGAACGGTGGGCCGTCCCCGTGCTGCGCGGAGAAGACACCGTCGCCGTCGTCTTCGGTGACGACCACACCGGCTTCACCGCGACCGTCACCACAGACGGCTGGCGCCTCAACGGCGCCCAAACCGCCGTCTCGTCCGCCGCCTTCGCCGACACACTGCTCATCGAGGCCACTACTCCCGAAGGATCCGCCCTGTTCCTGGTGCCCCGGGATGCCAAGGGCATCAGCATCACCCGGCAGCATGTGGTGAACGGCACCGATACCGCCCTGGTCGAAGCCGCTGCGGTGCCACTGGCGTCCGACGCGCGCCTCGCCGGAGGCGACGCGCCCACCCGCGCTCGGCGCCTCGCGACCATCGGGTGGTGCGCCTGGCAGGCCGGCGTCACCGAGCGGGCTCTGGAACTCACCGCCGACTACGCTCGCACCCGCGAGCAGTTCGGCAAGCCGATCGGCTCGTTCCAGGCGGTGCGCCAGCGTCTCGCCGACGCCTACATCGACGTCGAGGCCGTACGGCTGACCGCACTGGAGGCGGCCTGGCGCGAATCCGAAGGCCTCGATGCCGTCGCCGAGATCGCCACCGCCAAGTTCTGGGCCGCAGAAGCCGGGCATCGGGTGGCGCACACCGCCGTCCACGTCCATGGCGGTGTCGGAATCGACACGGACCACCCCACCCACCGCTACTTCGTGGCCGCCAAGCGCGCCGAGTTCGCACTCGGCGGAGCGACCGCCCACCTCCGCGCCCTGGGCGCAGTACTCGCCGGAAGGAACCCCGCATGA
- a CDS encoding NAD(P)H-dependent flavin oxidoreductase, with amino-acid sequence MRTPLCDDLGIEYPIIAFTPSEHVAAAVSRAGGLGVLGCVRFNDPAELDAVLDWMDANTDGRPYGVDIVMPNAVPTEGSAGDLTELIPEEHRAFVERTLRELGVPELPDGAAGAGVLGWLHSVARSHVEVALGHRIALIANALGSPPKDVIDAAHEHGVEVAALAGRAKHARAHVDNGVDIVIAQGYEAGGHTGEIASMVLLTEIVDEVGDDATVIAAGGIGSGRQIAAALTLGAEGVWMGSYWLTTTEYLQTHTKSQTMQDALVAATSADTVRTRIFSGKPARLLKTRWTQAWEQPGAPSALPMPLQNLLVGAAHQRISASGDPTVVAMPVGQIVGRMNAVRPVAEIMAELVREFDDSVERLNLAR; translated from the coding sequence ATGCGCACACCCCTGTGCGACGATCTGGGAATCGAGTACCCGATCATCGCGTTCACCCCGTCGGAGCACGTGGCGGCCGCCGTCTCACGGGCGGGCGGGCTCGGCGTTCTGGGTTGCGTCCGGTTCAACGATCCCGCCGAGCTGGACGCCGTTCTCGACTGGATGGATGCCAATACCGACGGCCGCCCCTACGGCGTCGACATCGTGATGCCCAATGCGGTGCCCACCGAGGGATCGGCGGGTGACCTGACCGAGCTGATCCCCGAGGAACATCGGGCCTTCGTCGAGCGCACGCTGCGTGAACTCGGCGTACCGGAGCTGCCCGACGGTGCCGCCGGAGCCGGTGTGCTGGGCTGGCTCCACTCCGTGGCCCGCTCGCATGTCGAAGTGGCGCTGGGACATCGGATCGCGTTGATCGCCAACGCCCTCGGCTCGCCGCCGAAAGACGTCATCGACGCCGCACACGAGCACGGCGTCGAGGTCGCCGCGCTCGCCGGTCGCGCCAAGCACGCCCGCGCCCACGTCGACAACGGCGTCGACATCGTCATTGCGCAGGGCTACGAGGCGGGTGGCCACACCGGCGAAATCGCTTCGATGGTGCTCCTCACGGAGATCGTGGACGAGGTGGGCGACGACGCGACCGTCATCGCCGCGGGCGGCATCGGTTCGGGCCGCCAGATCGCCGCGGCACTGACGCTCGGTGCCGAGGGGGTGTGGATGGGATCGTACTGGCTCACCACCACCGAGTACCTTCAGACGCACACGAAGTCGCAGACCATGCAGGACGCTCTCGTCGCTGCGACGAGTGCCGACACCGTGCGCACCCGGATCTTCTCCGGCAAGCCCGCCCGCCTGCTCAAAACCCGGTGGACGCAGGCCTGGGAACAGCCGGGCGCGCCGTCGGCACTGCCCATGCCCTTGCAGAACCTGCTGGTCGGGGCGGCGCACCAGCGGATCAGTGCCTCGGGTGACCCGACGGTGGTCGCGATGCCGGTGGGCCAGATCGTGGGCCGGATGAACGCTGTGCGCCCGGTCGCCGAGATCATGGCCGAGCTGGTGCGCGAGTTCGATGATTCCGTCGAGCGCCTGAACCTGGCACGCTGA
- a CDS encoding acyl-CoA dehydrogenase family protein, whose translation MRIDHTPEQRELRATLRSYFEQLMTPERREAIIGGPSGEYGDGEVYKEITRKLGHDGWLAIGWPEEYGGQNRPMLDQLIFTDEAAIAGVPVPFLTVNTVGPAIMTGGTDEQKAKLLPGIAAGETHFSIGYSEPEAGTDLAALRTRAVRDGDDYVINGQKMWTSLIEYADYIWLAARTDPEAARHKGLSILIVPTASEGFSWTKVHTVAGPGTSATYYEDVRVPAASLVGELHGGWKLITNQLNHERVALTSAAPLLDSERQVRHWAQNTKLADGSRVIDAEWVQTHLARVYAHAQYLKLRNWKIAWAADHSELGPADASATKVFGTEYATEGYRLLMEVLGNAGIVRATSPGTLLRGRIERLHRSSLILTFGGGTNEVQRDLIAGAGLRLPVSR comes from the coding sequence ATGCGGATCGATCACACCCCGGAGCAGCGGGAGTTGCGTGCGACACTGCGCAGCTACTTCGAGCAGCTCATGACGCCCGAGCGGCGCGAGGCGATCATCGGCGGCCCTTCTGGAGAATACGGCGACGGCGAGGTCTACAAGGAGATCACGCGCAAGCTGGGGCACGACGGGTGGCTCGCGATCGGTTGGCCCGAGGAGTACGGCGGGCAGAACCGCCCTATGCTCGACCAGCTGATCTTCACCGACGAGGCGGCGATCGCCGGGGTACCGGTTCCCTTTCTCACCGTGAACACCGTGGGCCCCGCGATCATGACCGGCGGTACCGACGAACAGAAGGCGAAGCTGCTGCCGGGCATCGCGGCGGGCGAAACGCATTTCTCCATCGGCTACTCCGAACCCGAGGCGGGCACCGATCTCGCCGCGCTGCGGACCCGCGCGGTGCGTGATGGCGACGACTACGTGATCAACGGCCAGAAGATGTGGACCTCGCTGATCGAGTACGCGGACTACATTTGGCTGGCCGCTCGTACCGACCCGGAGGCCGCGCGACACAAGGGCCTGTCGATCCTCATCGTGCCCACTGCCTCCGAGGGATTCTCCTGGACCAAGGTGCATACGGTCGCAGGCCCGGGTACCTCGGCCACCTACTACGAGGACGTGCGCGTCCCCGCGGCGTCGCTGGTCGGCGAGTTGCACGGCGGCTGGAAGCTGATCACCAATCAGCTCAACCACGAGCGCGTCGCGCTCACCTCCGCGGCGCCACTGCTGGACTCCGAGCGTCAGGTACGGCACTGGGCGCAGAACACCAAGCTGGCCGACGGCTCCCGCGTGATCGACGCCGAGTGGGTGCAGACGCACCTCGCCCGGGTCTACGCGCATGCCCAATACCTGAAGCTGCGGAACTGGAAGATCGCCTGGGCCGCCGACCACAGCGAACTGGGCCCGGCCGATGCCTCGGCCACCAAGGTGTTCGGCACCGAGTACGCCACCGAGGGGTACCGCCTGCTCATGGAGGTGCTGGGCAACGCCGGCATCGTCCGCGCCACATCACCGGGCACCCTGCTGCGGGGCCGGATCGAACGGCTGCACCGCAGCTCGCTGATCCTCACCTTCGGTGGCGGCACCAACGAGGTCCAACGCGACCTGATCGCGGGTGCCGGACTGCGCCTGCCCGTGAGCCGCTAA
- a CDS encoding succinic semialdehyde dehydrogenase, which produces MIEVFTGAPIGPLPQSTPADVTAAFETARSAQQEWAQRPLEQRLAVFKRLHELILENNELLVDLIQSGTGKNRRMAFEESCDVPMVISHYLKAAPRLLRTRRRGGPVPVFSNSVELHRPKGVIGVIAPWNFPFAMALSDAVPALIAGNGVVLKPDNKTALAALYGVELLRRAGAPEGLFRVVCGQGPDVGPTLIDESDFVMFTGSSATGATVGERAGKNLIGCSLELGGKNPMIVLDDVDLDEAVTSAIFAVFANAGQACMHIERMYIHDSIFDEFSRRFVAAAGALSLGAGYDYEADMGSLASPDQLRRVSAHVEDARAKGATVLCGGRPRTDIGPSFYAPTVLTGVTPDMHLATAETFGPVVSLFRYSTDEEAIRLANDTRYGLNASVWAKDLGRAARIGAQLEAGNVNINDGFAASFASKGTPSGGWKASGVGVRHGDAGLLKYTDTTNLATLKKQVYGARPGQTYAQYAKQTVQVLRLMRRLRIR; this is translated from the coding sequence ATGATCGAGGTGTTCACCGGGGCACCCATCGGACCGCTCCCGCAATCCACGCCCGCCGATGTGACAGCCGCCTTCGAGACCGCGCGATCGGCTCAGCAGGAGTGGGCGCAGCGACCGTTGGAGCAGCGGCTCGCCGTGTTCAAGCGATTGCACGAGTTGATCCTGGAGAACAACGAGCTACTGGTCGACCTGATACAGAGCGGTACCGGCAAGAACCGGCGGATGGCCTTCGAGGAATCCTGCGACGTCCCGATGGTGATCAGCCACTACCTCAAGGCGGCGCCGCGGCTGTTGCGCACCCGCCGGCGCGGTGGCCCCGTGCCGGTGTTCAGCAATTCGGTCGAGCTGCATCGCCCCAAGGGCGTGATCGGCGTGATCGCGCCGTGGAACTTCCCCTTCGCGATGGCACTCTCCGATGCCGTTCCCGCCCTCATCGCCGGCAACGGCGTGGTGCTCAAGCCCGACAACAAGACCGCCCTCGCAGCGCTCTACGGTGTGGAACTGCTCCGGCGCGCCGGCGCGCCGGAGGGGCTGTTCCGCGTGGTCTGCGGGCAGGGACCGGACGTGGGCCCCACACTGATCGACGAGTCCGACTTCGTGATGTTCACCGGTTCCAGCGCGACCGGAGCCACCGTCGGCGAACGGGCCGGCAAGAACCTGATCGGCTGCAGTCTGGAACTCGGCGGTAAGAACCCGATGATCGTGCTCGATGACGTCGACCTCGACGAGGCGGTCACCAGCGCCATCTTCGCGGTCTTCGCCAACGCGGGCCAGGCGTGTATGCACATCGAGCGGATGTACATCCACGACAGCATCTTCGACGAGTTCTCGCGCCGTTTCGTCGCCGCCGCCGGTGCCCTGAGCCTGGGAGCCGGTTACGACTACGAAGCCGATATGGGCTCGCTCGCCTCGCCCGACCAGCTGCGCCGCGTGTCCGCGCACGTCGAGGATGCACGTGCCAAGGGCGCCACGGTGCTGTGCGGTGGCCGGCCGCGCACCGATATCGGGCCCTCGTTCTATGCGCCCACGGTGCTCACCGGCGTCACGCCGGACATGCACCTCGCCACCGCCGAGACCTTCGGCCCCGTCGTGTCCCTGTTCCGGTACTCCACCGATGAGGAAGCGATCCGTCTCGCCAACGACACCCGCTACGGTCTCAACGCCAGCGTCTGGGCCAAGGACCTCGGCCGGGCCGCGCGGATCGGCGCCCAGCTCGAAGCCGGGAACGTCAATATCAATGACGGGTTCGCCGCGTCCTTCGCCAGCAAGGGCACCCCTTCGGGTGGCTGGAAGGCCTCCGGCGTGGGCGTGCGGCACGGCGACGCGGGCCTGCTGAAGTACACCGACACCACCAATCTCGCGACGCTGAAGAAGCAGGTCTACGGCGCGCGTCCCGGTCAGACGTACGCCCAGTACGCGAAGCAGACGGTGCAGGTGCTGCGCTTGATGCGCCGACTCCGTATCCGCTGA
- a CDS encoding 3-oxoacyl-ACP reductase, giving the protein MTQGGLAGLDGKVAIVTGAGAGLGRAEALALARGGAAVVVGDVAPSATEVVEQIRADGGRAELVLGDSGDRETADALMAAAERFGGLHIVVNNAGFCRDKMLFSMSDDEFDSVVRVHLRGHFLLSRNACAYWRAKAKASGESVYGRVVNTSSEAFLFGSVGQPNYAAAKAGIAALTIATARGLGRYGVRANAICPRARTAMTEGVFGDAPDGTVDPLSVDHVARFVRFLAGPESDEINGQVFVVHGGMVALMAPPSLEQRFDAPSGQWDEADLAAAVGGYFADRDDRMFVAAQLEG; this is encoded by the coding sequence ATGACACAGGGCGGGCTGGCCGGCCTCGATGGCAAGGTGGCGATCGTGACCGGCGCGGGTGCCGGGCTCGGCCGCGCGGAGGCCCTCGCCCTGGCCCGCGGCGGCGCCGCCGTCGTGGTGGGCGATGTCGCTCCGTCAGCCACGGAGGTGGTCGAACAGATCCGGGCGGACGGTGGCCGTGCCGAACTCGTGCTCGGGGACTCCGGTGACCGCGAGACCGCGGATGCCCTCATGGCTGCCGCCGAGAGGTTCGGAGGCCTGCACATCGTGGTCAACAACGCCGGCTTCTGTCGCGACAAGATGCTCTTCTCCATGTCTGACGATGAGTTCGACTCCGTGGTCCGCGTGCACCTGCGGGGACACTTCCTGCTCTCCCGCAACGCCTGTGCGTATTGGCGGGCGAAGGCGAAGGCCTCCGGTGAGTCGGTCTACGGACGGGTCGTCAACACCTCATCCGAAGCCTTCCTGTTCGGCTCCGTCGGGCAGCCGAACTACGCCGCCGCGAAAGCCGGCATCGCCGCGCTCACCATCGCCACCGCCCGCGGTCTAGGCCGATACGGTGTGCGCGCCAACGCGATCTGCCCGCGCGCCCGCACCGCCATGACCGAGGGTGTGTTCGGGGACGCGCCCGACGGCACCGTCGACCCGCTCTCGGTGGATCACGTCGCCCGCTTCGTGCGCTTCCTCGCCGGGCCCGAATCGGACGAGATCAACGGCCAGGTCTTCGTGGTGCACGGCGGGATGGTCGCGCTGATGGCGCCGCCCAGCCTGGAACAGCGCTTCGACGCCCCGTCCGGACAATGGGACGAGGCCGACCTCGCCGCCGCAGTGGGTGGCTATTTCGCGGACCGCGACGACCGCATGTTCGTCGCGGCACAGTTGGAAGGATGA
- a CDS encoding pyridoxamine 5'-phosphate oxidase family protein codes for MGTNQRGQIQMSEAEIAEFLDHSRTATIATVGASGAPHLVAMWYAVIDGDLWIETKGKSQKVVNLRRNPAMSASIEAGDSYDQLRGVAIEGTAEIVDDEATVRAVCEQVYERYFGPYTDELRPAIDAMMNKRVAVRLRTARIRSWDHRKLGMGAMPVSGSTAKYL; via the coding sequence ATGGGAACGAATCAGCGCGGCCAGATCCAGATGAGCGAGGCGGAGATCGCCGAGTTCCTCGACCACAGCCGCACCGCGACCATCGCTACGGTCGGTGCGAGCGGTGCGCCGCACCTCGTGGCCATGTGGTACGCCGTGATCGACGGTGATCTGTGGATCGAGACCAAGGGCAAATCGCAGAAGGTGGTGAACCTGCGCCGTAACCCGGCCATGAGCGCATCCATCGAGGCGGGTGACTCGTACGACCAGTTGCGCGGTGTCGCGATCGAAGGCACCGCCGAGATCGTCGACGACGAAGCCACGGTGCGCGCAGTATGCGAGCAGGTCTACGAGCGCTATTTCGGGCCGTACACCGACGAGCTCAGGCCGGCGATCGACGCGATGATGAACAAGAGGGTCGCGGTGCGGCTGCGCACCGCCAGGATCCGCAGCTGGGATCACCGGAAACTGGGTATGGGGGCGATGCCGGTCAGCGGTAGCACCGCGAAGTACCTGTAG
- a CDS encoding LLM class F420-dependent oxidoreductase: protein MVNDLRVGLNLGYWTRGPEDHSEAVITADDLGYDYAFTAEAYGSDAFSTLAWYGSRTRRIKLGTAVAQIPARTPTATAMHALTIDGLSAGRMVLGLGASGPQVAEGWYGTPFPKPLARTREYVDIVRRVIAREQPVTSPGPHYPLPYPGGTGLGKPLKSIALPVRPRIPIFLGAEGPKNVALSAEIADGWLPLFIDPAQVNSIYGESLAGRPDDFEIAATVSVIVSDDLDAALAQAKVPLAFYIGGMGHKSTNFHLDLIGRLGYADAAVAVQEKFLAGDRAGAIAAVPDELADSITLAGPVERIAERLQLWRDSPVTTVLFSGVRDEPTLRRLIEAARG from the coding sequence ATGGTCAACGATCTCAGAGTAGGACTCAACCTCGGCTACTGGACCCGCGGTCCCGAGGACCACTCCGAGGCGGTGATCACCGCCGACGACCTGGGCTACGACTACGCCTTCACCGCGGAGGCCTACGGCTCGGATGCCTTCTCGACACTGGCGTGGTACGGGTCGCGGACCAGGCGGATCAAGCTGGGCACCGCGGTGGCGCAGATCCCCGCCCGCACGCCGACGGCCACGGCCATGCACGCGCTCACCATCGACGGCCTCTCCGCCGGTCGGATGGTGCTGGGGCTCGGAGCGTCCGGTCCGCAGGTCGCCGAAGGCTGGTACGGCACCCCGTTCCCGAAGCCACTGGCTCGTACCCGTGAATACGTCGACATCGTGCGCCGGGTGATCGCGCGGGAGCAGCCCGTGACCAGCCCCGGCCCGCACTACCCGCTCCCGTATCCCGGCGGGACCGGCTTGGGAAAGCCGCTGAAGTCGATCGCGCTGCCGGTTCGGCCGCGCATCCCGATCTTCCTCGGGGCCGAGGGACCGAAGAACGTGGCGCTCTCGGCCGAGATCGCCGACGGCTGGCTCCCCCTGTTCATCGACCCGGCCCAGGTGAACTCGATCTACGGCGAATCACTCGCCGGCCGCCCAGATGACTTCGAGATCGCCGCCACGGTGTCAGTGATCGTCTCCGACGATCTCGACGCCGCGTTGGCGCAGGCCAAGGTCCCCCTCGCCTTCTACATCGGCGGTATGGGGCACAAGTCCACCAACTTTCATCTGGACCTGATCGGCCGGCTGGGCTACGCCGATGCGGCGGTTGCGGTGCAGGAGAAATTCCTCGCGGGCGACCGCGCCGGGGCGATCGCCGCAGTACCCGACGAGCTCGCGGATTCGATCACCCTGGCGGGGCCGGTCGAGCGCATCGCCGAACGACTCCAGCTCTGGCGCGACAGCCCGGTCACCACCGTGCTGTTCAGCGGTGTCCGCGACGAACCCACCCTGCGCCGGCTCATCGAGGCAGCACGCGGCTAA
- a CDS encoding GMC family oxidoreductase, whose product MIRKLYKTATVPVSDSETVDYIVVGSGSAGSVVAGRLADTGATVALLEAGPADNTRMTQVPGMITMVHTVPQMKSRVAWKQYSVPQKFANDRAIPMTRGKILGGSSSINGMLFVRGNRANYDSWAAEGATGWDYQGVLPAFKRLENWEGGANDLRGSGGPIEVTRQRDLTEATTSYMDALSDTLDAPKIEDYNGPSQEGVSVFQESAANGTRYSSAQGYLRTARPNLRVHVNAHVKRVIIDNGRATGVEVLEGRGVHTIRANREVIVSAGVIGSPQILMLSGVGPAPHLREKGIGVQADLPVGQNLHDHLFVPTTFLMRDAVNKGTPAYFAKGLAAEVRRPGTTWMARTVFDAVGFVRTSFAKDIPDLQIHCLPWNYPVPNQDADKLHMVDPRPGLTILPTLIYPKSRGELRLNSADPLDSPMIDPAYLSDPQDTEVLMEGIGMVREVMNHPAVRGKVSEEFTPGAALKDDAAMRRELPNRVHSVYHPVGTCRMGTDERAVVDPELRVIGIEGLRVADASIMPSITGGNTNAPSYMIGEMCARFLGA is encoded by the coding sequence ATGATCCGCAAGCTGTACAAGACCGCCACAGTCCCGGTATCGGACTCCGAGACGGTCGACTACATCGTGGTCGGCTCGGGTAGCGCCGGCTCGGTGGTGGCCGGACGGCTCGCCGACACCGGCGCTACCGTCGCACTGCTGGAGGCCGGGCCTGCCGACAACACCCGGATGACACAGGTGCCCGGCATGATCACGATGGTGCACACCGTTCCGCAGATGAAGTCGCGGGTAGCGTGGAAGCAGTACAGCGTGCCGCAGAAGTTCGCCAATGACCGGGCGATTCCGATGACCCGCGGCAAGATCCTCGGCGGCTCCAGTTCGATCAACGGGATGCTCTTCGTGCGTGGCAATCGAGCCAACTACGACTCCTGGGCCGCGGAAGGCGCCACCGGATGGGACTACCAGGGGGTGCTGCCGGCCTTCAAGCGGCTGGAGAACTGGGAAGGCGGCGCGAACGACCTCCGCGGCAGCGGTGGCCCGATCGAGGTGACCCGCCAGCGCGACCTCACCGAGGCCACGACGTCGTACATGGACGCGCTCTCCGACACGCTCGACGCACCGAAGATCGAGGACTACAACGGCCCCTCTCAGGAGGGCGTGAGCGTCTTTCAGGAGAGCGCCGCGAACGGTACCCGGTACAGCTCGGCGCAGGGCTACCTCCGCACCGCTCGCCCCAATCTCCGCGTGCACGTGAACGCCCACGTCAAGCGCGTGATCATCGACAACGGTCGCGCCACGGGTGTCGAGGTCCTCGAAGGCAGGGGCGTGCACACCATCCGCGCCAACCGTGAGGTGATCGTCTCGGCCGGTGTGATCGGCAGCCCACAGATCCTCATGCTCTCGGGCGTCGGACCCGCGCCACACTTGCGGGAGAAGGGAATCGGCGTTCAGGCCGACCTGCCTGTCGGCCAGAATCTCCACGACCATCTGTTCGTCCCCACTACCTTCCTGATGAGGGATGCCGTCAACAAGGGCACACCCGCCTACTTCGCCAAGGGACTCGCCGCCGAGGTCCGCAGGCCCGGTACCACCTGGATGGCGCGTACCGTCTTCGACGCCGTCGGTTTCGTGCGCACCTCCTTCGCCAAGGACATCCCGGACCTGCAGATCCACTGTCTCCCCTGGAACTACCCGGTGCCCAACCAGGATGCCGACAAACTGCACATGGTTGATCCGCGCCCGGGCCTGACCATCCTGCCCACGCTGATCTACCCGAAGAGCCGCGGCGAACTGCGCCTGAACTCGGCCGACCCGTTGGACTCGCCGATGATCGATCCCGCGTACCTCAGTGATCCGCAGGACACCGAGGTGCTGATGGAGGGCATCGGCATGGTCCGCGAGGTGATGAACCATCCGGCGGTCCGCGGCAAGGTGAGCGAGGAGTTCACGCCGGGCGCGGCCCTGAAGGACGATGCGGCGATGCGACGCGAGCTACCCAATCGCGTGCATTCGGTGTACCACCCGGTGGGCACCTGCCGGATGGGCACCGACGAGCGCGCCGTCGTCGACCCCGAGCTCCGCGTGATAGGCATCGAAGGCCTGCGCGTGGCGGATGCGTCGATCATGCCGTCCATCACCGGAGGCAACACGAACGCGCCGTCGTACATGATCGGTGAGATGTGCGCACGGTTCTTGGGCGCCTGA
- a CDS encoding ATP-dependent DNA ligase, which translates to MLFADVVAASTEVGATRARTAKIAALTRLLRDADAADVRPVVAWLSGSLLQERLGTGWRGVAKILDEQVAAATPSLTVADVSSAFDELAGTAGAGSVARRGELLGALFGRATADEQRLLVGLITGEVRHGALAGVMTDAVAHAAGVPLATVRRAAMLSGSLPQTASAALAGGADALAGFGLEVLRGVSPMLASPADDLPAALADLGPEVSVEFKLDGARIQVHRNGDAVRVYTRTLRDITDAVPEIVETAMALPCTSVVLDGESLALTDAGRPRPFQETMSRFGSAGSMEDERSVLRPFFFDCLHLDGRDLLDEPLSARLAALEQVAGDLRIPALTRPSVEQASAHLEAALAAGHEGVMVKGLDSPYAAGRRGRAWQKVKQSYTLDLVVLGAEWGYGRRTGLLSNLHLGARDPDGGEPIMVGKTFKGLTDALLRWQTEEFPRHERQRSEHTVYLRPEIVVEIELDGVQRSRRYPGGVALRFARVLRYRPDKTAAEADTIDAVRALLPG; encoded by the coding sequence GTGCTCTTCGCCGACGTCGTCGCCGCATCCACCGAGGTCGGGGCGACCCGTGCCCGCACCGCCAAGATCGCGGCGCTCACCCGATTGCTGCGCGATGCCGATGCCGCGGATGTCCGGCCGGTGGTGGCGTGGCTCTCGGGCTCGCTGCTGCAGGAGCGCCTGGGCACCGGGTGGCGTGGGGTGGCGAAGATACTGGACGAGCAGGTGGCCGCGGCGACCCCGTCTCTCACGGTCGCGGACGTCTCCTCGGCCTTCGACGAGTTGGCGGGCACAGCGGGCGCGGGATCGGTGGCACGGCGGGGAGAGCTGCTCGGTGCACTGTTCGGGCGCGCCACGGCCGACGAACAGCGGCTGCTCGTCGGATTGATCACGGGCGAGGTGCGCCACGGGGCGCTCGCCGGGGTGATGACCGACGCGGTGGCCCATGCAGCCGGTGTACCGCTGGCAACGGTCCGCCGCGCCGCCATGCTCTCGGGCTCGCTGCCCCAGACCGCGTCCGCCGCACTGGCGGGTGGGGCAGACGCACTAGCCGGATTCGGGCTGGAGGTGCTGCGCGGGGTATCACCGATGCTGGCCTCTCCCGCGGACGATCTGCCCGCCGCACTGGCCGATCTGGGACCCGAGGTCAGCGTGGAGTTCAAGCTCGACGGTGCGCGGATCCAGGTGCACCGCAACGGCGATGCGGTGCGGGTGTACACCCGCACGTTGCGCGATATCACCGACGCGGTCCCCGAAATCGTTGAGACTGCGATGGCGCTGCCGTGTACCTCCGTCGTGCTCGACGGCGAATCCCTCGCGCTCACCGACGCGGGGCGGCCCCGGCCCTTCCAAGAGACCATGAGTCGGTTCGGCTCCGCGGGATCGATGGAGGACGAGCGCTCTGTATTGCGGCCGTTCTTCTTCGACTGCCTGCACCTCGACGGTCGCGACCTGCTCGATGAGCCGCTCTCGGCGCGCCTCGCGGCGCTCGAACAGGTGGCGGGCGATCTGCGCATCCCCGCGTTGACACGGCCATCGGTGGAGCAGGCCTCCGCGCACCTGGAGGCGGCGCTCGCGGCGGGACACGAGGGCGTGATGGTCAAGGGGCTGGACTCGCCCTACGCTGCGGGCCGGCGGGGTCGTGCGTGGCAGAAGGTGAAGCAGTCGTACACGCTCGATCTCGTGGTGCTGGGCGCCGAATGGGGATACGGCCGGCGAACCGGGCTGCTCTCGAACCTGCACCTGGGCGCCCGCGATCCGGATGGCGGCGAGCCGATCATGGTGGGTAAGACCTTCAAAGGATTGACGGATGCGCTTCTGCGCTGGCAGACGGAGGAGTTTCCGCGCCACGAGAGACAGCGGAGCGAGCACACCGTGTACCTGCGGCCGGAGATCGTGGTCGAGATCGAGCTCGACGGGGTGCAACGCTCCCGCCGCTATCCGGGAGGCGTCGCCCTGCGCTTCGCACGGGTGCTGCGATACCGGCCCGACAAGACGGCGGCCGAGGCCGACACCATCGACGCCGTGCGCGCACTCCTACCCGGGTAA